Within Amycolatopsis sp. FDAARGOS 1241, the genomic segment GAGTATGGAGCTGTAGAGGGACGCGCCCAGGAGGAACGTGCTCGCGCTCGCCAGTGCGAAAGGCTTGTGGGAGAACAGGTTCAGGTCCGGCAGGGGCGCCGCGACGCGGCGGGCGTGGAGTCCGTAGGCGACGAGGAGGACGGCGCCGGCGATCGCGACCGGGGTCGCGCCGTCGGCTAGCCCGTAACCGAGGGCGGCGAGGCCGGGCGGGAGAAGGAAGAGGCCGCGAAGGTCGAAGGGTTCGCGCAGGGCTGTGGATGGAGTGCGGTTGTCCACAGGTGGATTCCCGGGCTTGTGCGGTTCTGTGGATGGAGTGCCGTTGTTCGCGAGCTCGGTCAGCGGGGCGGTGGATGCGGTTCGGTTGTCCACCGGGATGCGCCGGTTGGCTGGACTGGTGGTGGCGAAGGCTGGTTGCCTGGTAGTGGCGGGCTCGGTCCGCGACGTCCGGCCGGGCAGGACGCGAGAGCCGAGCGTGAGGGTCGCGAGGCCGAGCGGGACGATGCCGAAGAAGAGCCAGCGCCAGCCGAAGCCCTGGATGAGCGCGCCGCCGAGGAGGGGGCCCAGGACGGGCGCGACGGTGGCCGGCAGGGTGACGACGCCGATCATCCGCGCGAGCTTCGGGCCCGCGGCCCGCGCGAAGAGTGCTTGGCCGACGGGCTGCATCAAATCGCCGCCGAGGCCGTGGATGGCGCGGAAGAGGATGAGCGCGCCGGCGCGGACCGGGCGAAGCCCCAGAGCAGGGTGCCGGCGGTGAACAGCGCGACGGCGCGGAGCCAGACCGCCTTGCCACCGAAACGGTCGGTGAGCCAGCCGGAGAGCGGGATCGTGAGCGAGGCCGCGAGCAGGTAGGCGCTGGACACCCACTGGACCGCCGTGAGCGGGCTGCCCAGGTCGTGGGCGATCGTACCGATGCCCGCGGACACGATCGTCGCGTCGGGGATAGACAGCACCGCGCCCATGATCAAAACGCCGCCGAGGCGCCAGAGGCCCGCGTCGCCCGGGTCGGCTGTGGATGGTTTCGGGTGAGTTTTCATCAAGCCCCCAGTTGGTTAGGTCGAACCAGAGATTAGGTCGAACCTAGTTTATAGGTCAAGCCTAAAAATAGGTCGAACCTACTAAGATGACGGGATGAGCCTGAGGGAGCAGAAGAAGCTGGAGACCCGGCAGAACATCTCGCACGCGGCGACGCGGCTGTTCATCGAACGGGGGTTCGAGGTGGTGACGATCGCGGATGTCGCGGAGGCGGCGCGCGTCGCGAAGATGACCGTGACGAACCACTTCGGACGCAAGGAAGACCTGGTTTTCGACATCCGGAATGACTTCGTCGACTGGCCGGCGAAGCTGGTGCTGGCGGATCGGTCAGTGCCGCCGTTCGCGGCCGTGCGGGACGGGTACTTCGCAGCGCTCGAGAAGCGGAGTGCGTTGCTGGGGTTCGCCGGGATCGAGTTCGTACGGATGGTGCGGGAGAGCGAGAAGCTGGTGTCCGCGCTCGCGCAGATGCACCTCGACCGCGAGCGTGCGCTGGTGGCCGAGCTGGTCGCGCTCGACCGGCGCGACGAGATCTTGCCGCGCGCGGCGGGGGCACACCTCACGTCCGTGCTGCGGCTTCTGTTCGACGACGTCTGGGACCTCACCTACGCCGGCGCCGGGGCCGACGACCTGGCCACGAAGGTGCATGACTCAGCGACGAAGGCCTTCGCTCAACTGGAGCCGGCGCTCGGCTGACGGTCAGTGAATCCTTCGGGGGCCGGCGATTTCTGAGCGAGCGAAGCTCAGTGAGCCACGCCGACGGGGCGAGCGGCTATCAGCAAGCCGCGCCGACCGGGCGAACGAGGATCAGCGAGCCGCGCCGACGGGGCGGGCGGTGTGGAGTTCGGGGGCGGGGGCGCCGTCGACCTTGAGGACGCGGAGAGTGCGCAGGCGGTCGGGCGCGATGGGCATGAGCAGGTCGGAGAAGCGGCGGATGACGAGGGCCGTGAGGATGGCCAGTGCGGCGGCGGTGACGTCGGTGATCGCGACGAGGACGACGCTGTCGGCCATGGCCTGGACGCCCGGGCGGAGGCGCCAGATGACCGTGACGACCAGCATGACCCAGTTGACGTTCCACGCGCCCCACCAGAGGAGGACCAAGCGGGAGGGCTTGGGGCGTTCGTCGCGGGGGCGGCGGAGGATGGAGTGCTCGAGCTCGCCGACCACGGACAGCGCGAGCGGCAGGTTCGCGATCGGCACGAGCACGCCCACGAGCACCTGCCAGACCGGCCGCGCGGGCTCGACTCCGGACTCGTCGGCGGCGGCCTGGCGCGCGACGAGCAGCCACCACACCGACAGGCCCGCCGGCAGCAGCGACAGGATCGTGGTGAGCAGCCCGGCAGTGACGACGAACGCATCGGAGAAGCCGACGACCGACGTGCTCAGCGCCGAATCGCGGCTCTGCACCAGGAGGACGTAGCGCCAGACCTCCGAGCCCGCGGCCGCGAGCGCGAGGACGGCGAACGTCCAGAGAATCGTGCGAAGGCTCTGCGCCAGCACCGGAATGCGGTCGATCGGCCGCACCGCGCCGGACGCCGTGCCGGGCACCGTGGTCGGGCGGCGCCAGACCAGGTTCGGAAAGCCCCACCGCGGCGGGACGGGGTACGAGGGCGGACCGTCGTACGGCTTGGCCGCCACCGCGCGGCGCCGTGGCACCGCGCCAGGCGGCGGCGAGGCGACCCACCTCAGCCGCGGACGGGGACGTTGCTGCCGCGGAGCCGGGTGGTGTGTCGACGGCTCGGCACCGCTTCGCTGGATCTGGCCCTGCGGCGCCGCGGTGAACGGCTGCGCCTGCGGCGACGGTGGCGTGAACGGCGGGTACTGAACTTGCCCGCCGACCGGGGCCCGCCCAAGACCGGCCTGCGCGGCGCCGGGCTGCGGGCCGCCGCCAGGCCGGGCGTACGGGTTGCCGCCCGCGGGCCCGCCAAACCCGTTCGGAGCCTCCTGGCCAGCGCCCGGCGCGGCGTACGGGTTGCTCTCCGGCCATGCACCAAAACCGTTCTGTGGGTACTGACTGCTGCCGGGCGGGGCATACGGATTGCGACCCTCGGGGCCTGCGCCAAAGCCGTTCTGCGGGTGCAGACCAGCATCGGTTGAGGCATCCGGATTGCCGCCGGCAGGCGCGACGAAGCCGCTCTGGGCGTGCTGGCCAGCGCCCGGCGAGGTGTACGGCTCGCCCTTGGGCCCTTCGCCGAGAGGGCTCTGCGGATACCGACCGCTGCCGGACACCGAGTACGGACTGCCCCCGTCGGGCGCAGCGAACCCATTCTGCGGGTATTGGCCAGCGCCGGACGCGGCCTGCGGATTACCGCCCCCGGGTCCCGCGCCGAAGCCATTCCGGGGGTACTGGCCAGTGTCGGGCGGAGTGCGCGCGGCGCCCTCGGGGCTTGCGTCGAAGGCGTTCTGCTGGTGTTGGCCGCTGTCAGGCGACGTGTACGGATCGCGATTCTCGGGTGCGACAAAGCCGTTCTGGGGAGGCTCGCCAGCGCCGGGTCGCGCGTACGGGTTGGCGGGCTCAGGTTCGGCGCCGTAGCCGTTCTGGGTGTACGGGGTGGCCTCCGACGGGGGCGGAGGTGAGCCGAAACCGTTCTGCGGATAGCCCGCCGCGGGCAGGTGGTGGGCGGGTTCCGGGTGGGGACCGCCTTGCGAGTAGGTGTGGCCGCCCTCGGTCGCCGCGCCGAAGGTGTTCTGGGCGGGCGATGGGGCGTAGGGGTTGCGGTTCTCAGGCCCGGTACCGGAGCCATTCTGCGGGTAGTCGTCGTTCGGGTCCGGATGGTCGAAGCCGGGGACCCAGCCGTCCGGGGCGGACTCGGCCGAAGCCGAAACCGAAGACGAAGCAGCCCGATCAGTGTCCGAGCCAGGGCCGTGCCAGGTCGGATACTGAGGCCAGCCCGGCCCGCCGGAGCCGGGTGGGCCCGCGGAGCCGGGAGGGACAGGAGGCTGGCCTGGGTGCATCCCTCAGATGACCTCGGGTTCGGTGTCCGGGTGCTCGCTCACCATGGGGCGGCCCTCGTGGGCCCAGGAGCCCATGCCGCCGGCGACGTTGACGGCGTCCCAGCCGCTGGCGTTCAGCCAGGCGGTCGCGCGGGCGGAGCGGCCGCCGCTGCGGCAGATGACGTAGACGGGCTGGTCGTCGGGGAACTCGGAGAGCTCGTCGACGCGCGCGGGCAGTTCGCCGAGCGGGATGTGCTTCGCGCCGGGCGCGTGGCCGGCGGCCCACTCGTCGTCTTCGCGGACGTCGAGCAGGGGGATGCCGTCCTTCGGCAGGTCACGGACCTCGGCCGTCGGCAGTTCAGCGGGGCTCACCACAGTTCCATGCTCCCATGTCCAGGCGTTGTACGCGTGTGAGGAAGACGCTAGCGCCCGTACTCGGCGCGCAGCTCCGCGGCCAGCGGATCCAGCTTCCGGTGCGCGAAGCGCGCGTACAGCGCGGTGATCACGAACGTCGTCACGAACTGCGCCAGCCCGAGCACCAGCCCGACGGTGATGGTGCCCCACAGGCGCACGCTCATGAACCCGTGCGCGTAGTCCGCGAGCAGCACGTACAGCAGGTACCAGGCCAGGAACGCGGCTGACATCGGGAACACGAACCCGCGCAGGCGCCGGCGCAGCAGGCGGAACTCGGGTGTCGCCTGCACGAGTTCCCAGTCGATGTCGGCCTCGGTGCGCTCCACGGGCGACCTCCTTCCGTCAAGAAGATCTTCCGCCCCGGAAACGCTGCTGCGGACCCGTCGGATCAGGTGATTAGCCCACTACTCAGAGTGTCTATTTGCGGTGTCGCCCACGCCCGGCGCGCACCCGGTCCTCGGCCTGGCCGAATCGCGCGACGGCGCGGTCGCGCATCAGGCCCAGCGGGTCGGGGGCGTGCAGCCGCAGCATGATGTCGTTGACGAGCTCGGGCCGGCCGTACCGCGTCACCCGGCTGACCAGGTACGTCACGAGGAAAGCGGCCGGCACCGAGATCAGGCCCGGCTGGCTCGTGTACCAGGGCGGCGCGAAGCCGACGTAGCCGCTCGCGATGTCCACGCCCAGCGCCGTCAGCACCAGGCCACCGCCGACGACCATGCCCGCGAGCGCGCCCTGCCAGCTCAGCTTGCGCCACCAGATACCGAGCAGCAGCAACGGGCTGAACGTCGACGCGGCGAGCGCGAACGTCAGCCCGATCGACAGCGAGATGTTCTCCGTGCGCAGCAGGAACGCGAGCCCCAGCGGACACAGTGCCACGATCGCCGTGCCCACCCGGAAGTCCTTCACCCGCCCGGGCAACAGGTCCGTGGACACGACGCCGGCCACGCTCACCAGCAGGCCCGACGAGCTCGACAGGAACGCGGCGAACGCGCCCGCCGCCACCACCGCCGCGAGGATCTGCCCCGCGAGGCCCGGCAGCATCGCCGACGGAAGCATCAGCACGGCCGCGTCGGTGTTGCCCGTGAGCAACAGCTGCGGCACGTACATCCGCGACAGCGCGCCCAGCATCGTCGGGAACAGGTAGAACAGTCCGAGCAGCAGCAACACGTGGACGGTCGTGCGGCGCGCCGCCTTCCCGTCCGGGTTCGTGTAGAACCGCACCAGCACGTGCGGCAGGCCCATGGTGCCGAGGAACAGCGCGAAGATCAGCGAGTACGTCTGCAGCAGGTCGGTGATCTTGCCGGCCGCGGGGTGCAGCCACGCGTCGTTCGTCGCCGGGGCGTCGCTGATCACCGGCACCGGCGTGCCCGCGGCGAACCGGAGCGTGGTGCCCCGCTCGACCGTGTGCGGGATCAGCGGCGACCAGCGGGCGACACCGCGCGCGGGGCCGTCGTCGATGCGGCCGTCTGCGTAGAAGAAGGTCACGGTGGTGACCTTCACCGTCACGTCGGTCTGCACCGACACCGTCGTGTCCTGGGTGAACACGGGCGGTGCGGGCGAGCCCAGCGCGCGCGGGCCGCCCGGGCCGCCGCCGGAGAAGAAGACCAGGCACAGGATGAACGTGGGCACCGAGATCGCGAACAGCTTGAGCCAGTACTGGAACGCCTGCACCACGGTGATCGCGCGCATGCCGCCGGCGATCACGTTCACGCCCACCAGCACCGTGACGACAACCGCGCCCACCCAGGCGGGCACCGGCAGGATCGTGGCGAGGGTAAGCCCCGCGCCCTGCAGCTGCGGGACCATGTACAGGATCCCGATGAACACCACGAACGCCGTCGCGAAGCGGCGCAGTCCGAGCGACCCGAGCCGCGCCTCCACGAAGTCCGGCAGCGTGTACGCGCCGGAGCGGCGCAACGGCGCGGCGACGAACAGCATCAGCGCGAGGTAACCGGCGGTGAACCCGATCGGGTACCAGGTGGCGTCGGCGCCTTCCTTCAGCACAATGCCGGCGACGCCCAGGAACGACGCCGCCGACAAGTACTCCCCCGAAATGGCCGCGGCATTGCGGCGCGAACGGACCGTTCGCCGGGCGACGAGGAAGTCGTGGGTGCTGGTGGCCGAACGCGAGGAGCGGTACCCGAGGTAGTACGTCGCGAGGGCGACCAGCACGATGCCGGTCAACGCCCACGGGTTCAGCTGCACGGCTGGAATCCTCGCACGAGCGCGCGGTCCGCTGGTGCCCGCTACCGGGGCGGTTCGGGACGCACGCTCAGTTTTCGATCATGTCGACGAAAGCGCGTTCGTGGCGTTCGGCGAGCCGGTTGTACCAGAGGCCGACGGCGAACAGGAACGGGAACGGCAGCAGTCCCAGCACTAGCCACGGGATCGGGATGCCGATCACGGTGAACTGCGCGACGCCGGGCAGCAGGTAGAACAGCACCGGCATCGACCCGAGGACGCCGAGCACGAGCAGCGCCAGCAGCACGGCCGTGCGCAGTTGCACCTTCACCAGGTCGCGGATCAGCAGCTTCCCCCAGCTGGTCTGCTCCTCCAGCTCGATGCGCGCCCGCATGCGGCCCGCCGACTGCTTCGGGTCGGCCAGCACCACGCGCTGGCGCTTCGGCCGTTCGTGCG encodes:
- a CDS encoding MFS transporter, whose amino-acid sequence is MGAVLSIPDATIVSAGIGTIAHDLGSPLTAVQWVSSAYLLAASLTIPLSGWLTDRFGGKAVWLRAVALFTAGTLLWGFARSAPARSSSSAPSTASAAI
- a CDS encoding TetR/AcrR family transcriptional regulator translates to MSLREQKKLETRQNISHAATRLFIERGFEVVTIADVAEAARVAKMTVTNHFGRKEDLVFDIRNDFVDWPAKLVLADRSVPPFAAVRDGYFAALEKRSALLGFAGIEFVRMVRESEKLVSALAQMHLDRERALVAELVALDRRDEILPRAAGAHLTSVLRLLFDDVWDLTYAGAGADDLATKVHDSATKAFAQLEPALG
- a CDS encoding DUF4328 domain-containing protein; translated protein: MQRSGAEPSTHHPAPRQQRPRPRLRWVASPPPGAVPRRRAVAAKPYDGPPSYPVPPRWGFPNLVWRRPTTVPGTASGAVRPIDRIPVLAQSLRTILWTFAVLALAAAGSEVWRYVLLVQSRDSALSTSVVGFSDAFVVTAGLLTTILSLLPAGLSVWWLLVARQAAADESGVEPARPVWQVLVGVLVPIANLPLALSVVGELEHSILRRPRDERPKPSRLVLLWWGAWNVNWVMLVVTVIWRLRPGVQAMADSVVLVAITDVTAAALAILTALVIRRFSDLLMPIAPDRLRTLRVLKVDGAPAPELHTARPVGAAR
- a CDS encoding rhodanese-like domain-containing protein: MVSPAELPTAEVRDLPKDGIPLLDVREDDEWAAGHAPGAKHIPLGELPARVDELSEFPDDQPVYVICRSGGRSARATAWLNASGWDAVNVAGGMGSWAHEGRPMVSEHPDTEPEVI
- a CDS encoding DUF485 domain-containing protein; translation: MERTEADIDWELVQATPEFRLLRRRLRGFVFPMSAAFLAWYLLYVLLADYAHGFMSVRLWGTITVGLVLGLAQFVTTFVITALYARFAHRKLDPLAAELRAEYGR
- a CDS encoding cation acetate symporter, with translation MQLNPWALTGIVLVALATYYLGYRSSRSATSTHDFLVARRTVRSRRNAAAISGEYLSAASFLGVAGIVLKEGADATWYPIGFTAGYLALMLFVAAPLRRSGAYTLPDFVEARLGSLGLRRFATAFVVFIGILYMVPQLQGAGLTLATILPVPAWVGAVVVTVLVGVNVIAGGMRAITVVQAFQYWLKLFAISVPTFILCLVFFSGGGPGGPRALGSPAPPVFTQDTTVSVQTDVTVKVTTVTFFYADGRIDDGPARGVARWSPLIPHTVERGTTLRFAAGTPVPVISDAPATNDAWLHPAAGKITDLLQTYSLIFALFLGTMGLPHVLVRFYTNPDGKAARRTTVHVLLLLGLFYLFPTMLGALSRMYVPQLLLTGNTDAAVLMLPSAMLPGLAGQILAAVVAAGAFAAFLSSSSGLLVSVAGVVSTDLLPGRVKDFRVGTAIVALCPLGLAFLLRTENISLSIGLTFALAASTFSPLLLLGIWWRKLSWQGALAGMVVGGGLVLTALGVDIASGYVGFAPPWYTSQPGLISVPAAFLVTYLVSRVTRYGRPELVNDIMLRLHAPDPLGLMRDRAVARFGQAEDRVRAGRGRHRK